A stretch of the Papaver somniferum cultivar HN1 chromosome 6, ASM357369v1, whole genome shotgun sequence genome encodes the following:
- the LOC113289515 gene encoding uncharacterized protein LOC113289515 isoform X2: MDSVVELESSAIKDLGSLFEFTQVFLWDDNTFTEEILEVSSSHDNHECFTQHINFRQCITGSNLVPERSDLCLTEEMELTKQMNSMGLPMSFNTSKKRISTTKAKRKGDVAKSLYAYKENEEKLIDVFRVSSGEVASPVSILENAKNSSHSCSENVGDHHIISGDEGLYGTCSEIHKGVGEEVPSGMENSGIDDILRGSIILKGHMEVDGRSTNKGADYPPCCALHAPSDEGSLYCISKGTSSSVDKVEACMIHDTLPDSTLSMRDMEVDVNPINSNAENSPPDVLKGADLVNNQLVAHKGLEDPFVAYHDQGEQVLCIDISTKQPYSATSGVCFQSSAFADYHNKNSSSLADQHSENKSSKVNGDGDWRVCWDTCYMRNYFYNMKTQESTWDPPPGVEYAGFSENSGVEVSLCSFADSPEPVDSLYNEQTQLGSEEISRSDMEFGFLNSGIDQSDVYENLDMPEKGFSHDEVHKSCHLATVPSPVIDSFAALNEAVSEENGNTWTVATSKKKKKARRNRSQRKKFQQDTEELQLEEVSEACPADMMKYWCQRYSLFSRFDDGIKMDREGWFSVTPELLARYHAFRCGHGIVVDCFTGVGGNAIQLAKRSNVIAVDIDPQKIAHAQHNAAIYGVQDKIDFVVGDFFVLAPKLKADVVFMSPPWGGPDYAKSQTYDIRTMLQPRDGFLLFNAAREIAPRLVMFLPRNVDLNQLAELSLSTHPPWSLQVEKNFLNGKLKAITAYFNHPSV; this comes from the exons ATGGATTCGGTAGTTGAACTCGAATCTTCAGCTATCAAAGATTTGGGTTCTCTTTTCGAATTCACTCAAGTATTTCTCTG GGATGATAATACCTTTACGGAAGAGATACTGGAAGTCTCATCTTCGCATGATAACCATGAGTGTTTCACTCAACATATC AACTTTCGCCAATGCATCACTGGTTCAAATTTGGTTCCCGAacgaagtg ATCTTTGTTTGACAGAGGAGATGGAACTTACTAAACAGATGAACTCAATGGGGCTTCCTATGTCTTTCAACACAAGCAAG AAGAGAATTTCTACTACTAAAGCTAAACGAAAGGGTGATGTTGCAAAATCTCTATATGCATACAAAGAGAACGAAGAGAAACTGATAGACGTGTTCAGAGTGAGCAGTGGAGAGGTTGCTTCCCCAGTAAGTATTCTGGAAAATGCAAAAAATTCTTCACATTCATGTTCAGAAAATGTCGGTGATCATCATATCATTTCCGGTGATGAAGGTTTGTATGGTACGTGCTCTGAAATTCACAAAGGGGTTGGTGAGGAAGTACCTTCTGGCATGGAAAACAGTGGTATTGATGACATTTTGCGTGGCAGTATCATTTTGAAGGGTCATATGGAAGTTGATGGGCGTTCAACTAATAAAGGTGCTGATTATCCTCCATGTTGTGCCTTGCATGCTCCATCGGATGAAGGAAGTTTGTATTGCATATCTAAGGGAACTTCCTCCAGTGTTGATAAGGTAGAAGCTTGTATGATTCATGACACTTTACCTGATAGTACCTTGTCCATGCGTGATATGGAAGTTGATGTGAATCCAATTAATTCAAATGCAGAAAATTCTCCACCAGATGTCTTAAAAGGTGCTGACTTAGTGAATAACCAATTGGTTGCACATAAAGGTTTAGAAGATCCCTTTGTGGCTTATCATGATCAGGGGGAACAAGTGCTTTGCATTGACATCTCAACTAAGCAGCCGTATAGTGCTACCTCAGGCGTATGCTTCCAATCTTCGGCTTTTGCTGATTATCATAACAAAAATAGCAGTTCTTTAGCTGATCAACATAGTGAAAATAAAAGTTCTAAAGTCAATGGGGATGGGGACTGGAGAGTTTGTTGGGACACGTGTTATATGAGAAATTACTTTTATAACATGAAAACACAGGAGTCGACATGGGATCCACCGCCAGGAGTTGAATATGctggattttcagaaaattctGGTGTGGAAGTTTCTCTGTGTTCTTTTGCAGATAGCCCAGAACCCGTTGACAG TTTATACAATGAACAAACTCAGTTAGGTTCTGAAGAAATTTCAAGAAGTGACATGGAATTCGGGTTTTTGAATTCTGGAATAGATCAATCAGATGTTTATGAGAATCTAGATATGCCAGAGAAGGGCTTTTCTCACGATGAAGTGCATAAGTCATGTCATCTTGCAACTGTTCCATCTCCAGTTATTGATAG CTTTGCTGCTCTCAATGAAGCAGTTTCCGAAGAAAATGGAAACACGTGGACGGTTGCCActagtaaaaagaaaaagaaagcaagaAGGAATCGATCACAAAGGAAAAAATTTCAACAGGATACTGAAG AACTTCAATTGGAGGAAGTTTCAGAAGCTTGTCCTGCTGATATGATGAAGTACTGGTGTCAGAGATACTCGCTTTTCTCCAGATTTGATGATGGCATAAAAATGGACAGAGAAGGATGGTTTTCTGTCACTCCAGAGTTACTAGCACGATATCATGCATTCCGCTGTGGTCATGGCATTGTGGTTGATTGTTTCACTGGAGTTGGTGGAAATGCTATCCAATTGGCAAAGAG GAGCAATGTCATTGCAGTTGACATTGATCCACAGAAGATTGCACATGCACAACATAATGCAGCCATTTATGGAGTTCAGGACAAGATAGATTTTGTAGTGGGGGACTTTTTTGTGTTGGCGCCTAAGTTGAAG GCTGATGTGGTCTTCATGTCACCTCCTTGGGGAGGACCTGATTATGCAAAATCACAAACGTATGATATCAGGACAATGCTTCAGCCTCGTGATGG GTTTCTGCTCTTCAACGCCGCAAGGGAAATTGCTCCTAGACTTGTTATGTTTCTGCCAAGAAATGTGGACCTAAACCAATTAGCGGAGCTATCTCTTTCTACTCATCCACCTTGGTCTCTACAG GTGGAGAAAAATTTCTTAAATGGCAAGTTGAAGGCTATCACAGCTTACTTCAACCACCCCTCAGTTTAA
- the LOC113289515 gene encoding uncharacterized protein LOC113289515 isoform X1 produces MDSVVELESSAIKDLGSLFEFTQVFLWDDNTFTEEILEVSSSHDNHECFTQHINFRQCITGSNLVPERSDLCLTEEMELTKQMNSMGLPMSFNTSKKRISTTKAKRKGDVAKSLYAYKENEEKLIDVFRVSSGEVASPVSILENAKNSSHSCSENVGDHHIISGDEGLYGTCSEIHKGVGEEVPSGMENSGIDDILRGSIILKGHMEVDGRSTNKGADYPPCCALHAPSDEGSLYCISKGTSSSVDKVEACMIHDTLPDSTLSMRDMEVDVNPINSNAENSPPDVLKGADLVNNQLVAHKGLEDPFVAYHDQGEQVLCIDISTKQPYSATSGVCFQSSAFADYHNKNSSSLADQHSENKSSKVNGDGDWRVCWDTCYMRNYFYNMKTQESTWDPPPGVEYAGFSENSGVEVSLCSFADSPEPVDSLYNEQTQLGSEEISRSDMEFGFLNSGIDQSDVYENLDMPEKGFSHDEVHKSCHLATVPSPVIDSFAALNEAVSEENGNTWTVATSKKKKKARRNRSQRKKFQQDTEELQLEEVSEACPADMMKYWCQRYSLFSRFDDGIKMDREGWFSVTPELLARYHAFRCGHGIVVDCFTGVGGNAIQLAKRSNVIAVDIDPQKIAHAQHNAAIYGVQDKIDFVVGDFFVLAPKLKVADVVFMSPPWGGPDYAKSQTYDIRTMLQPRDGFLLFNAAREIAPRLVMFLPRNVDLNQLAELSLSTHPPWSLQVEKNFLNGKLKAITAYFNHPSV; encoded by the exons ATGGATTCGGTAGTTGAACTCGAATCTTCAGCTATCAAAGATTTGGGTTCTCTTTTCGAATTCACTCAAGTATTTCTCTG GGATGATAATACCTTTACGGAAGAGATACTGGAAGTCTCATCTTCGCATGATAACCATGAGTGTTTCACTCAACATATC AACTTTCGCCAATGCATCACTGGTTCAAATTTGGTTCCCGAacgaagtg ATCTTTGTTTGACAGAGGAGATGGAACTTACTAAACAGATGAACTCAATGGGGCTTCCTATGTCTTTCAACACAAGCAAG AAGAGAATTTCTACTACTAAAGCTAAACGAAAGGGTGATGTTGCAAAATCTCTATATGCATACAAAGAGAACGAAGAGAAACTGATAGACGTGTTCAGAGTGAGCAGTGGAGAGGTTGCTTCCCCAGTAAGTATTCTGGAAAATGCAAAAAATTCTTCACATTCATGTTCAGAAAATGTCGGTGATCATCATATCATTTCCGGTGATGAAGGTTTGTATGGTACGTGCTCTGAAATTCACAAAGGGGTTGGTGAGGAAGTACCTTCTGGCATGGAAAACAGTGGTATTGATGACATTTTGCGTGGCAGTATCATTTTGAAGGGTCATATGGAAGTTGATGGGCGTTCAACTAATAAAGGTGCTGATTATCCTCCATGTTGTGCCTTGCATGCTCCATCGGATGAAGGAAGTTTGTATTGCATATCTAAGGGAACTTCCTCCAGTGTTGATAAGGTAGAAGCTTGTATGATTCATGACACTTTACCTGATAGTACCTTGTCCATGCGTGATATGGAAGTTGATGTGAATCCAATTAATTCAAATGCAGAAAATTCTCCACCAGATGTCTTAAAAGGTGCTGACTTAGTGAATAACCAATTGGTTGCACATAAAGGTTTAGAAGATCCCTTTGTGGCTTATCATGATCAGGGGGAACAAGTGCTTTGCATTGACATCTCAACTAAGCAGCCGTATAGTGCTACCTCAGGCGTATGCTTCCAATCTTCGGCTTTTGCTGATTATCATAACAAAAATAGCAGTTCTTTAGCTGATCAACATAGTGAAAATAAAAGTTCTAAAGTCAATGGGGATGGGGACTGGAGAGTTTGTTGGGACACGTGTTATATGAGAAATTACTTTTATAACATGAAAACACAGGAGTCGACATGGGATCCACCGCCAGGAGTTGAATATGctggattttcagaaaattctGGTGTGGAAGTTTCTCTGTGTTCTTTTGCAGATAGCCCAGAACCCGTTGACAG TTTATACAATGAACAAACTCAGTTAGGTTCTGAAGAAATTTCAAGAAGTGACATGGAATTCGGGTTTTTGAATTCTGGAATAGATCAATCAGATGTTTATGAGAATCTAGATATGCCAGAGAAGGGCTTTTCTCACGATGAAGTGCATAAGTCATGTCATCTTGCAACTGTTCCATCTCCAGTTATTGATAG CTTTGCTGCTCTCAATGAAGCAGTTTCCGAAGAAAATGGAAACACGTGGACGGTTGCCActagtaaaaagaaaaagaaagcaagaAGGAATCGATCACAAAGGAAAAAATTTCAACAGGATACTGAAG AACTTCAATTGGAGGAAGTTTCAGAAGCTTGTCCTGCTGATATGATGAAGTACTGGTGTCAGAGATACTCGCTTTTCTCCAGATTTGATGATGGCATAAAAATGGACAGAGAAGGATGGTTTTCTGTCACTCCAGAGTTACTAGCACGATATCATGCATTCCGCTGTGGTCATGGCATTGTGGTTGATTGTTTCACTGGAGTTGGTGGAAATGCTATCCAATTGGCAAAGAG GAGCAATGTCATTGCAGTTGACATTGATCCACAGAAGATTGCACATGCACAACATAATGCAGCCATTTATGGAGTTCAGGACAAGATAGATTTTGTAGTGGGGGACTTTTTTGTGTTGGCGCCTAAGTTGAAGGTA GCTGATGTGGTCTTCATGTCACCTCCTTGGGGAGGACCTGATTATGCAAAATCACAAACGTATGATATCAGGACAATGCTTCAGCCTCGTGATGG GTTTCTGCTCTTCAACGCCGCAAGGGAAATTGCTCCTAGACTTGTTATGTTTCTGCCAAGAAATGTGGACCTAAACCAATTAGCGGAGCTATCTCTTTCTACTCATCCACCTTGGTCTCTACAG GTGGAGAAAAATTTCTTAAATGGCAAGTTGAAGGCTATCACAGCTTACTTCAACCACCCCTCAGTTTAA